Within the Anaerolineae bacterium genome, the region CAAGAAGGTCATGTTGGCGCTGGTCGGAGAGCAGCCGATACCGAACGTGCTGCCGGTGGCTCACTTCGGCCCCGACCGAGTGGCCCTGATTTGCACCCGGCAGACCCAATGGATGGCCGATCGCATCGGCGAGTACCTGGGAGAGTTAGCGGCGAGACCTTTCTGTGTGACCGATCCGTACTTGGTTGACGTGATAATGGCGGACCTGGACCGGTACATCGACACCCGGGGTTGGTCAGAGGCCGAGTTGCTCATCAATCTGACTGGTGGCACCAAGGCCATGGCCTTGGCCGCCCTTGAGACAGCCCGCTACTCCGGCTCCCGTGCATCTGCCTTCTATTGCCAGACAGGCGCACGCGACCATTTGCTGCATAGGTTCCGCTTTGTGGACGGCAGACTCACCTCCGAGCCCCCGATGCGCATAGCGCCAAGCCTCACCATCAACGACTTCCTTCGGCTGCACGCGGGCCGCTGGCATCTCGAGGAGTTCAAGAACGACTTCGAACGGAATGTGGCGACCGTATTGGGCAGCCTCGGCTCTGAGTACGAGTTCTGGCCC harbors:
- a CDS encoding DUF1887 family protein codes for the protein MHKKVMLALVGEQPIPNVLPVAHFGPDRVALICTRQTQWMADRIGEYLGELAARPFCVTDPYLVDVIMADLDRYIDTRGWSEAELLINLTGGTKAMALAALETARYSGSRASAFYCQTGARDHLLHRFRFVDGRLTSEPPMRIAPSLTINDFLRLHAGRWHLEEFKNDFERNVATVLGSLGSEYEFWPNVRLSGIGHGVEVDGILRFGSTFGVFEIKLRAKKSDGLDQLRSVTEQRTLGTYTKRFLVTSDPMHHNDMDLADAYRVTVATLPSGRQARLSAEDVCSLTEVVTREMTRGN